The following proteins are co-located in the Aquarana catesbeiana isolate 2022-GZ linkage group LG02, ASM4218655v1, whole genome shotgun sequence genome:
- the LOC141126506 gene encoding olfactory receptor 51I2-like, with the protein MQNSTLSSPLVLRLTFGTISDFNYVYGVISLLGFLMIIFSNLIIISTIYLNQSLHKPMYVFISALCTNGVYGSISFFPSLIVNLFSKTQIISYAACIAQIFCIHSYVTCEMAMMTVMAYDRYMCICNPLRYAIMMNLTKAFKIIIGVWLYSFICIAVHALLTMRLPLCDNVILKIYCDNWSVVRLSCIDTTVNNIYGLFLTVKIFGVIPLLVILSYVKIVICAKSKGTLLKAMQTCSPQLISFAIFVTDCLFEVILYRLEPTQIPYGLRIAMSLQCLVVSPFVNPLLYGIKMQAIKVKILQSFEEKISAKTN; encoded by the coding sequence ATGCAGAATTCaactctctcttctcctctggtgCTAAGACTGACATTTGGCACAATTTCGGACTTTAATTATGTCTACGGGGTGATATCATTGCTTGGCTTTTTGATGATCATTTTTTCCAACTTGATAATAATATCCACCATATATTTAAACCAGAGTTTGCATAAACCCATGTATGTTTTTATATCTGCCCTCTGTACCAATGGTGTTTATGGAAGTATCTCATTTTTCCCCAGCCTAATCGTAAACCTGTTTTCTAAGACTCAAATAATTTCCTATGCAGCCTGCATAgcacaaatattttgcatccatTCCTATGTGACCTGTGAGATGGCCATGATGACGGTCATGGCGTATGACCGTTACATGTGCATATGCAACCCGTTGAGGTACGCCATCATGATGAACTTAACAAAGGCATTTAAGATAATTATTGGTGTGTGGCTTTATTCTTTTATCTGCATCGCTGTGCATGCATTGCTGACAATGCGACTCCCTCTTTGTGATAATGTTATCCTGAAGATCTATTGTGATAACTGGTCGGTGGTGAGACTCTCCTGCATTGATACCACAGTCAACAACATTTATGGTCTGTTCCTTACTGTAAAAATATTCGGGGTGATACCGTTGCTGGTCATTTTATCTTAcgttaaaattgtgatttgtgcaaaGTCAAAGGGCACTCTTTTGAAAGCAATGCAGACCTGCTCTCCTCAACTGATATCTTTTGCAATTTTTGTAACTGACTGCCTCTTTGAGGTTATACTCTATCGCTTGGAGCCTACCCAAATACCCTATGGACTTAGAATAGCCATGTCATTACAGTGCCTGGTGGTGTCACCATTTGTAAATCCTCTCCTTTATGGAATAAAGATGCAAGCAATAAAAGTGAAGATACTGCAgtcttttgaagaaaagataagtgCAAAAACAAATTGA